In one Drosophila pseudoobscura strain MV-25-SWS-2005 chromosome X, UCI_Dpse_MV25, whole genome shotgun sequence genomic region, the following are encoded:
- the LOC117184630 gene encoding uncharacterized protein, with translation MDESNDVPENRVSFYKLKALSIYKKAVSLRETILNDENNPISEDALSVHLKFLEKMSDSFNVTHSNLEELDVSEIGSDLSNNFDDLAMEIEVRIRSALRRTTQNMPHHSTIRPELNVTASGNVRSRYHIPDIKLPTFRGGYTEWADFYSMFSTVIDQEPFLSKIEKFQHLRSCLDGPALEAVRSLEVSESNYDIALDILNNRFNNKRLIFQAHVAEILRHEKVEDGSTTKLRTLSDKLHSHMRALRSMGTMEEIAGCIIVNSTYKYLDSDTRTKWEELSPPNVIPTWDHFSAFLERRCQAMETMDQAMSIQIHSSQVGKHKRITHSKHSLVATNTIVLECVFCDNKGHNIYSCTRFGNLSPSLRLREARKLRVCFNCLKKGHRNTSCSSGSCRTCGEKHHTLLHINNPLPTSVNTEPANATTSPIQTDLCPGPNLSSSLVAASSPCSPPAQNLSSDVVLLATTVIMIKSRVGDLLPCRALLDSGSQINLITSRFAQRLQLKRAKGSVSVSGIGADSAFHTEGSVNLVIQSRTSDYFTSLTALVAPRITGNQPASSFDVSKWEMPSNISLADPHFNKSQRIDVLIGASLFYDILCVGQIKLERGLPIIQKTRLGWVVTGGGQYSRSSVLLAASSSTELSQTPTVGLDELVRRFWEVENCHGPATEATKEEIACEEHFKKHCGRLPSGEYCVQLPLKLSDSLLGDSYQQAYRRFLNLERKLVRKPLLKAQYAAFIKEYVDLNHMSPVKSDALKQCKFFLPHHCVLREDKTTTKLRVVFDGSACTSTGYSLNDILMSGPTIQPKLVTTLLRFRTFRIALTGDICKMYRCVRVSPQDSFLQCILWRDSPLEELRTFKLDTVTYGTKPAAFLAVRSMHQLAADESSSYPIGSEVVLRDFYVDDLLTGGDTTNEVLEIIRQVSGLLAKGNFKIRKWCSNDTYVLDQTPHEDRETFVKFTDGSDVTKTLGLAWNPTSDELLFSFCPNQVPSKPTKRVVLSTIARFYDPLGLIGPVITKAKIFLQQLWKEKLHWDESLPVSLRTTWINFIQQFDSMQQISFPRLSFLRSSNLEMHGFCDASMSAYGACIYAVSQGDNGVKANLLSSRSRVAPLKTITIPKLELCGAALLAQLMHEVSLMNFKCSYYCWCDSTVVLAWIKNQPSNFNVFVANRLSVIQELTSGMSWLHVPTDLNPADMLSRGSLPAELINSHLWKYGPTYLTASKDQWPSTPALPEPVLEARKTILITNCASRYLVEESKFVNSFPKMQRIFAYVCKFIHRRKSGITVEDLRLGTELLIRLTQQSRLSTEIRALETRKDIKASSSIASLSPFLDDCGLLRVGGRLKNSTLDFEARHPIILPKNHSITSALIRHLHEKHLHAGPQSLLAIIRQTYWPIGGRKTVAHVIQKCVRCFRVKPRTLEQIMADLPVDRVSESRAFLVTGVDYCGPFLYKSEVRNRPPLKCYMSIFICFSTKAVHIELVKDLTTAAFLSALRRFICTRGRPIRIWSDNATNFVGARNELAELKSLFLSDSHQEAVHQAFLNDCIDWRFIPPRSPHFGGLWEASVKLAKHHLRRALGSSLLGFDELRTLACNICAIINSRPLFPLSENPADLDVLTPSHFLVGAPITTFLEPDLVHLNVDRLDRWQKVTQLQQIHVNDVVLVKDENFPPLKWPLARILELIPGADGVSRVALIRMATGVSRRALAKLCLLPLRDEVKGMDPSTGGVCSGEARV, from the exons ATGGATGAGTCTAATGACGTGCCGgaaaacagggtgtctttttacaaactaaaggcactctcaatatacaaaaaagcCGTTTCACTTCGAGAGACGATATTGAATGATGAAAACAACCCAATCAGTGAAGATGCGCTAAgtgttcatttaaaattcttggaaaaaatgTCCGACTCATTTAATGTTACTCATTCTAATTTAGAAGAGCTTGATGTAAGCGAAATTGGCAGCGACTTAAGCAACAATTTTGACGATTTGGCGATGGAAATCGAAGTTCGTATTCGCTCAGCACTCCGCAGGACTACCCAGAACATGCCGCATCACTCAACGATACGACCCGAGCTCAACGTTACTGCCTCCGGAAATGTACGGTCACGATATCATATTCCTGACATTAAACTTCCCACTTTCCGTGGAGGTTATACTGAGTGGGCAGACTTTTACTCGATGTTTAGCACAGTAATAGATCAGGAGCCCTTTCTATCAAAGATTGAGAAGTTCCAGCACCTGCGCTCATGTTTGGATGGACCTGCCCTGGAGGCTGTTCGCTCTTTGGAAGTATCGGAGAGCAATTATGATATTGCATTGGACATTTTAAACAATCGTTTCAATAATAAACGTTTaatctttcaggcacacgtcgctGAGATTCTGAGGCATGAGAAGGTTGAAGATGGGTCAACTACAAAGCTACGTACTTTATCGGACAAGCTTCATTCTCACATGAGAGCGCTTAGATCGATGGGTACCATGGAGGAAATAGCTGGATGCATCATCGTTAACTCCACATACAAGTATCTCGACTCTGATACCaggaccaaatgggaggagctgtCGCCCCCTAACGTCATACCAACATGGGACCatttttcggcttttttgGAGAGGAGATGTCAAGCCATGGAGACCATGGATCAAGCTATGTCGATTCAAATCCATAGCAGTCAGGttggaaaacataaacgaaTCACTCATTCAAAACACAGTCTTGTTGCTACAAATACAATCGTATTGGAATGCGTGTTCTGTGATAATAAagggcataacatttacagcTGCACTCGCTTTGGAAACCTTTCGCCATCTTTGCGTCTTAGAGAGGCAAGGAAGCTTAGAGTTTGCTTCAACTGTTTGAAGAAGGGACATCGGAATACCTCCTGCAGTTCAGGCTCTTGTCGCACATGCGGTGAAAAGCATCATACCCTTTTACATATCAACAATCCGCTGCCTACGTCAGTTAACACGGAACCTGCAAACGCTACTACGTCTCCTATTCAGACAGACTTATGCCCAGGCCCCAATCTTTCAAGTTCTCTTGTTGCCGCTTCATCACCATGCTCGCCTCCTGCTCAGAATCTTAGCTCAGACGTAGTGCTTCTAGCCACGACAGTCATTATGATAAAGAGTCGAGTTGGTGATCTTCTTCCTTGCCGGGCTCTTCTGGATTCAGGCTCtcagattaatttaataacctcTCGCTTTGCTCAGAGGCTTCAGCTGAAACGAGCCAAAGGGTCGGTATCAGTATCGGGTATCGGCGCTGATTCTGCATTTCACACGGAAGGTTCAGTTAATTTGGTCATTCAATCCAGGACTTCCGATTACTTCACGAGTCTCACAGCTCTCGTTGCTCCACGTATTACAGGAAACCAGCCTGCTTCTTCATTTGATGtatccaaatgggaaatgccatCCAATATCAGCCTTGCTGACCCACACTTTAACAAATCTCAGCGCATCGATGTACTTATTGGAGCCAGCTTATTTTACGACATTTTATGCGTTGGACAGATCAAATTGGAGAGGGGTCTtcctataatacaaaaaacccgTCTCGGCTGGGTTGTCACAGGTGGAGGTCAGTACTCCCGCAGCTCAGTGCTCCTAGCTGCCTCTAGTTCGACGGAATTGAGTCAAACGCCTACCGTTGGTTTGGATGAGCTAGTGCGAAGGTTCTGGGAAGTGGAAAACTGCCACGGTCCCgctacagaagcaacaaaggaggaaattgcttgcgaggaacatttcaaaaaacatTGCGGTCGGCTTCCAAGTGGCGAATATTGCGTTCAATTGCCTTTAAAGCTGAGTGACAGTCTTCTTGGAGATTCTTATCAACAAGCCTATCGCAGATTTCTCAATCTAGAGCGCAAGTTGGTTCGCAAACCGCTTCTCAAGGCCCAATACGCcgcatttataaaggaataCGTCGATTTGAATCACATGTCCCCTGTCAAAAGTGACGCacttaaacaatgcaaattttttcttcctcatcactgcgtcttaagagaagacaaaaccaccacaaaactccgagtagttttcgacgGATCCGCTTGTACATCTACAGGATATTCCCTCAACGATATATTGATGTCAGGCCCAACAATTCAGCCAAAGTTAGTTACGactcttcttcgatttcgtaCCTTTCGTATAGCATTGACTggtgacatttgtaaaatgtatagatGCGTCCGTGTCTCGCCCCAAGATAGTTTTCTGCAGTGCATACTGTGGCGTGACTCACCCCTCGAGGAGCTAAGGACATTCAAGCTGGATACCGTGACCTATGGAACGAAACCAGCAGCATTTCTGGCCGTCCGTTCTATGCACCAACTAGCGGCAGACGAGAGTTCGTCATATCCAATTGGCTCTGAAGTTGTGCTGCGGgacttttacgtggatgatttGCTAACGGGGGGAGATACTACAAATGAGGTGCTGGAAATAAttcgccaggtgtcaggactattagccaaaggaaatttcaagatcagaaaatggtgttccaacgatacatatgtactcgatcaaacaccccatgaagatagggaaacatttgttaaatttactgaTGGCAGCGATGTAACCAAGACGCTAGGTTTAGCATGGAATCCCACTTCGGATgagctattattttcattctgtcccaATCAAGTCCCTTCGAAACCAACTAAGCGAGTTGTATTGTCAACTATTGCACGATTTTATGACCCACTCGGACTTATAGGGCCAGTTAttactaaagcaaaaatatttctacagcagctgtggaaagaaaagcttcattgggatgaaagtctgccagtctccttacgcacaacttggatcaactttattcagcagtttgactctatgcaacaaatttctttcccGCGCCTATCTTTCCTTCGAAGCAGCAACCTTGAAATGCATGGATTTTGTGATGCCAGCATGAGTGCTTATGGAGCTTGCATCTACGCTGTTTCGCAAGGCGACAATGGAGTCAAGGCAAATCTTCTATCTTCCAGATCTCGTGTAGCGCCACTGAAGACTATCACAATACCCAAGTTGGAATTATGTGGTGCAGCGCTACTCGCTCAGCTTATGCATGAAGTGTCTTTGATGAACTTCAAGTGCTCTTATTATTGCTGGTGTGACTCCACAGTCGTTTTGGCTTGGATCAAGAATCAACCATCCAACTTCAATGTATTTGTCGCTAATAGACTTTCTGTTATTCAGGAACTCACATCTGGAATGTCTTGGCTGCACGTGCCAACTGATCTAAACCCTGCCGATATGCTTTCTCGAGGATCATTACCAGCTGAGCTCATCAATTCTCATCTTTGGAAGTATGGACCTACATACTTGACAGCCAGTAAGGATCAATGGCCAAGTACACCTGCTCTTCCAGAGCCGGTTTTGGAGGCACGAAAAACCATACTAATTACAAACTGCGCGTCAAGATATTTGGTGGAAGAATCAAAGTTTGTAAATTCCTTccccaaaatgcaacgaatttttgcgtatgtatgcaaattcattcatcGACGAAAGTCTGGAATAACTGTGGAGGACTTGCGTTTGGGAACCGAACTGCTTATTCGTCTTACTCAACAATCTCGTCTATCCACTGAAATAAGAGCCCTGGAAACGCGAAAGGACATCAAGGCTTCAAGCTCGATCGCCTCTCTTTCGCCATTTTTAGATGATTGCGGTTTGCTTCGAGTTGGAGGGCGTCTTAAAAACTCTACCTTGGACTTTGAAGCACGGCATCCCATAATATTGCCCAAGAATCATTCCATCACTTCTGCTCTGATACGGCACTTACACGAAAAGCACCTTCACGCTGGACCCCAGTCGCTATTAGCCATCATTCGTCAAACGTACTGGCCAATCGGTGGCCGAAAGACCGTAGCACACGTAATCCAAAAGTGTGTCAGATGCTTTAGAGTGAAGCCTCGAACTCTCGAGCAAATAATGGCAGATCTTCCGGTGGACAGAGTCAGCGAATCTCGTGCATTTTTAGTTACCGGCGTGGACTATTGCGGTCCGTTCCTGTATAAATCAGAAGTTCGAAACCGGCCCCCACTAAAGTGCTACATGAGCATTTTTATATGCTTCTccaccaaggcggttcacatcGAGCTTGTGAAGGATCTTACAACAGCTGCGTTCCTCTCTGCTCTTCGCCGTTTCATTTGCACCCGTGGAAGACCGATTCGTATTTGGTCagataatgccacaaattttgttggagCGCGGAACGAACTGGCGGAACTTAAGTCGCTATTCCTAAGCGACAGTCATCAAGAAGCCGTGCATCAAGCTTTTCTCAACGATTGCATCGATTGGCGTTTCATTCCTCCTAGATCGCCACATTTTGGAGGATTGTGGGAGGCGTCAGTCAAGCTTGCTAAGCATCATCTTCGACGTGCCCTCGGATCCTCGCTTCTTGGATTTgatgagctgcgcactctcgcgtgcaatatctgtgcaatcattaattcaaggccattgtttcctctttcagagaacCCTGCAGATCTCGATGTACTCACGCCCAGCCATTTTCTAGTTGGCGCCCCTATCACAACCTTCTTGGAGCCTGACTTGGTTCATTTAAACGTCGATCGCTTGGACCGTTGGCAGAAGGTCACACAGCTTCAGCAAAT TCACGTCAATGATGTCGTTCTTGTTAAGGACGAGAACTTCCCTCCTCTGAAGTGGCCTCTAGCGAGAATCCTCGAGCTCATCCCAGGAGCTGATGGCGTATCTCGAGTCGCCTTGATCAGGATGGCTACAGGTGTTAGCCGAAGAGCACTTGCAAAACTATGTCTATTGCCTCTACGCGATGAGGTGAAAGGCATGGATCCTTccacggggggagtatgttcgggcgaagcccgagtgtaa